The Acropora palmata chromosome 3, jaAcrPala1.3, whole genome shotgun sequence nucleotide sequence cattgtcgcaatcatcgtcatcatcatcatcatcactaccACCAACAGCAACATTTTCAGCTTCCATGTCTTCATGATCATCTTatcagacagaaaaaaaaagagccatAGGTGAAGCTCTAAAATCAAAAATTTGTCTGGGCCAAGAGTGGCATCAAGatgtaatttgatttttacaataattgtaaaGTCCTGCAAAAGGAACTGGTGACAGATGTTTTAACCACCCGGGCTGACGCCATCTCCAGAGTTAACAGAGTCTTAACTCTGACCATGACTTCAGCCCAGAACTTTACTTATCTGAATGGTCAAACCCCAGTGATGTGATTACTTCATTTACTTTCAATGCCTTCATTGcatatggaggttgggtgcccagAAACATGTGGGACTGAAACTGCTAACCCCAAACCCAAACAGCCATAACACCCGACAGCCTGCCCTACTTGAAACCCAGCCATGCACCCGGCCCGCCAGAAAAACCCTGCACCAGCCCCCCACCACCCATCATACTGGAATGGAAGAACAGTGGAAGACCTACTGGgtgaataatgaataagactatacaaaaaatataataataaagggCAGATAGGGTAAGGAGCCTTGAAAAACAAGCtcagggttgtcattagaagCCGGTAGCCGGCGGATTTCCGCCGGCTGTCAGACCATCTTGCGCCGGCTACTGggcggaaaatatttttggaaaaaacgagaaataatTGCGTTATGTTGCTAATAATCTAAAGAATCTCAATTAACTTTTGACACGGGGaattaaactttattatttcgttttacgtttttcttatatttaaaaaataacgGCAGAAAATCCTTGTAGTAAGGACGTACAGAAATAACGACTGTTGTTGACAGATAACTTTCGTAATAATAAGTGaatttaacttcaagaatTATGTGATTTTTAACATAAAGCTTTGCTGTACACCAGTTAAAACAACTGTTACAAGCTGCTCAAACAACTGGgcgaacaattttttttttgcaactaattttatttacgTGTTTTCGggaactaaacaaaaattagcagACGATTTTAACGGAGAATTACGCGTGTGGGGGGATATTGATGAGTGAAAAATCCTTGACTTGTCTTTCTAAAAGCAAAGGCAACTGCTCAATCATATATCAGTAAATAACAGCAgtcaaaaaaacgaaaagaatgaATGCGAAATGCCCGTGATTTCTAAGGATACGCCACGCAGCAGCTTTCGTAATTTGAGCTTCgtgtaattacaaaacaacttcGGCGGCAGAATTCCAGATGATTATCAATTCTCGCGGTTCAAGATTCGCACTATATTGATGAATGAAACATAGGTTTTCTGtgataaacttgaaaagtttaaagaaactggaaaatttgaagcagaatgaaacgagaaattaaaaattaaaaactaaaaatagtaACAGATGAGTCAGTAAACTCGCCGTCTTTGACTTCAGATTTCACGTACAATGAAGACTCAAAATCAGCCCAAAATGCAGGTAATTGCATCTGTGGGGTtagcaaaagtaaaaaattttctgggggagcatgccccagGACCCCCCTACTAGGCATGACGCTATGCGACATGCTATGCGTGCATAGCACGCATAAAAACACTCAGCCACCTACTTATTTACAATCAGACGCCTACTTTTAaatctaatgacaaccctgcAAGCTACATGAACACACCCTGTACGCTGAGCAAAGTAAAACTATAAGAACGTGCAATAGAGCACGCATCGCCCCTTTGAGTCTTACGCTGACCCAGAGATTGCCAGAGGCCCTGAAGTGATGCCTGACACAATAACACAATGCTACAGGCTAGCAGACCATGCTGAATGCTCACAAACACTAAGACTACGCCAAGCACTGAGAATAATAGCTCCTCGTcattaactaagttaaattacatttaactccATGAAGCAAAGAATAGGTAAATGAGTTTTGCTCAGCTGATAAGTTTTAGAGGAGATTGTTATTCCAACAGTGCATGAGAGTTGACATCAAGCTGTGGTTAGTATGAGTAAggatttcttctttttccaatGTCTGATTGCATCAGGTTCATCAGCTCTCATCAATCATTTACTCTGTTAACAAGCACAATTCTTTTTCATGGACAGCACTTACTGGCCTTCCCTCGTCTTGTCTTTGCTTTGCGACCACCTGCTGTTGCTTCATTTCctctctttctcttcttttccacTGGAAACATAATCATAAGCAAATCATTCAATTTTATTactgagtttttgttttgtttacttgCTTTATTGGAAATAGTTCAATACTTCAAAGTTATAATGTGCGGAGGGAAAAAAGCCTTGAAAAACCAATACATGGTTTGTAAAACTTTggacaaacaaaattcaaggacttttcaagcacaaaaaaaaaaataaacaaaaaaatggaaactCCTTTTCGTACACTCAGTTTACTGATGTTTGCTACTTCTGTttgcatttaatttttgaactgTGTGATTAAATTCTCTATGGCAcatttatttatcatttaatTTATCATGAAAGTGGTAGGATGTTAATGATGGTCTGAATTTCAAAGACTTTTCAAGACCTGGCAGTGTTTTCAATAAGGGCTGGCGGCCGGTGAAACTCGCCGGCTATTTCACGCCAACTTGCCGCCTAcatactttgaaaataaataaccctaatttttttttttaatatcatgagaaacattcGCCCTGGATCAGcgaagtttctttcaaaaaaaaaaaaaaaaaagaatgttacCTGAAATCTCAGTAATTTTGGCCTGGCGGCCATCGATTTCTTCAATCGATCGCCTACTTCTCAAATTCTCCCATCTACTCAATTTCTTATTGAAAACCCTGAGACCTAATAAAGAAATCAAGTACTTTTCAAGGACTTAACCTgattcaaggacttttcaagaCATGAGCCTCTAAATTCAAGGACTCTTCAAGATTGTGCGAACCAGAGATGTATCCAGAGTGCGTCATTGCGTCCTGGGACGCACTCATTCTTCTTTTGGACGCAGAGAATATTGAATGAAGGGTCCAATTGgacgcagaaaaaaaatcgaatgtttatgcaaattacaaactCCAGGAAAAAACAGCGTCACACGATACGCAAATTTGTGTTtcgtgaaaacaatttttattaacTGATTGACTCTTCAGTCACGGTCTATTTCGCTGTAAATTTTCAGACTAAAGCGCAAGTGTCGTCGTCCCGTTGCTCCTATAAACTTGGCTGTGTTGCAAATTATGCAAGTTTTTCGGAATTagtgttatttcagttaaaaagaatTTAAGAAGGGTTAATCTGTAGTTAAAAAGCAATTTGCATGTTTCTCAACCTGCGAAGGGTCAGGGCCCTATCGAATATTAATTAGTCTTGTTGACTATAAATTAGCTGGACCCCCAAATTTAGCAATGGACCcccaaatttttcaagaagGGGTCCAGAGGACTCCATAATTTGAAAACCTGGATACATCTCTGGCGAACAATGCAATAAATgatttagtttctaaagaaactgcaaCCCAATCAGTGGGGCAGTGAAACATGGAAAAtgtatcaaatgagttgagtTGTAAGGGTCAaagaattaattattttacaatgtCACAAGGTCCACTCACTGcactttcttttctctccATGTAAATCTTTCAatgcacaaaaatttggtatcaaaagaGTAGATAAGGGTGAAGTTATGACCATAAAAGATTATGAAGCTGACAGTTTGAGCAATTATTAGCTttgtaatcattttttttttgggtggTAATTATTCATTCGTTTGAGACCAAATGCTTTCCAGAAAACTAAACTTAAAAGTCATAATCAAGTGGTGATTACATAATTGACCATTTCAATAAAAGTGAgactggagttgaccttgttttgatggaaacctcactgcttttcttgtgtAAATTGCTACTAATTAGTGCGAATACagacagcatcattaacacaAGGAAAGCAGGTAGGTTTCCATCAAAAtcaggtcaactccagcctgtATTtaattcaaaggccaggcagcaactgtaaaatggtcaattCAAGCAATGAGGCTCATCCTTGATGTAGgaacctgtcaaactcacagatgaagtaaaacaaaaaaaacaaaatagaccgttcaacaataaccaaacctgATCAGCACGAgctaatgaaacaaagaaaaaatatcacaaaattaattcttacACCAAGGTAAACCCAGCAATGAAGTGTTCTAATTTCAGACTAAGAGTTCATTGTCCAATTCTGTCAATTATTCATTAATCAGTTTATATTATACATTCAATTTGACATGAGTCATCGCTGCAGTAAAGTTTTAATACTGTTCAACACACCTTTACAAGGCCAAAGTCGCAAAACATCCAAAGCTTTTTGAAACAGCAGTGGATGGAAGATATTGTAAGCTCCACTTCCtagagcaaaaaacaaaaaaagttatgTGAGCGCATGCCCCTCTGGATACAAAGCCTAATGTACTTTTCATGAACAAAGTGGCTTTCTCACCTGGCACttgaatcaaaataatatatatatttgcaGCCATAATGCAGCTTTCGAGTTTGGGTCCTGGATGTGATGACTTAAAAAGTGAACAGAATAAAAGGCGTAATTATTAAGTAGTTTAAAATCAAcgcttgaaaagaaaatgacggCATTGTCATCATTCTAGTTAAATTAATACAAACTAACCATTTCCTTACCTTACCTTTTCCTGTTTGGAAAGATCATGCTGAGCTGGTTACACCGGTGGTAACTTGGGTGTGGAATCTATCGTTAAAAACGCATACCTGGCCTCGGTCGTGGAAGAGATCCAATAATAATCCTCTGCCAAAAGTTGAGGTGCCGAAAGAGAAAAGTGACTATAGAGGAATAAATGTTACATCGGTTATTATAAGCTAGGGCCTTTGAGAAAGTCGTCTTCAATGCGCATGCACGTGATGTAGTTGAGGAGAACTTGACTGCCTCGCAGTTTGCTTACAGGGAAGGCGGCAGCTGTACGGACGCGCTCATTGCCATACAACATGCTGTCAATCAGTACCTTGACGATCCACAGTGCACAGCCGTTCGACTCTATGCGATGGACTTCAGCAAGGCTTTCGACTCTGTAAAACATGACTTGTTATCTGTCAAACTTAAGCAGTTAGGTTTGAGTCCTTATATTACCAATTGGTATCTGAGTTTTTTAGAGGGTAGGATGCAAAGGCTTTTATATGAGGGATTTGTCGGGCAATGGAAAGATGTTAATAAGGGTACCACTCAAGGAAGCGTGAGTGGCCCCCATTTGTTTACCATTTTCCTTAATGATCTAGAGATATGTTTGAATGGTAAAGATATTCTGTTTAAGTATGCTGATGATACTAGTATTGTTTCGCCCGTGTGGAAAGAAAAGGATAACTCAGTGGATATAGTAAGAACGTTTATGGAATGGTCGGAGAAGAACTGTATGTCTAGTAATAGCAAAAAATGCAAGGAGCTAGttataagaaagaaaagcgGTACGAATGTGTGTACGCCAGTTTTCGGCATTCCACAAACTTGTCAACTTTCTGTCCTTGGGTTAATATTACAGGATAATGGCCGATTTGATTGTCATGTGCATGTTAAGTTGATTAAGGCAAATAAGTGCTTGTTTATATTAATTAAGATCCTTACGTAAGGAAGGTTATTCTCAGGCGGAGTTAGATCACTTGTTTTCAAGTATTGTGCTTCCTAGCATCACTTATGGGTTGCCGGTATATGGTGCTTCTGAGGCGGAGTTGACAACAATGCAGTGTTTTCTAGATAGATGTTACAAACGTAAATATACATCTAAATCTTTTTCTATCAAGCACCTTCTGGAAGAGCAGGATAGAAAAGTATTTCGTAAGGTATCTGGCATAGACCGACACCCTCTAAGGGGATTATTACCCAAGAAGAAAGCATCAACCTACAATTTAAGGAATCGAACAAGTCAGTATCCGAAAGTTAATACAGATAGATTCAAGAACTCTTACATTAATCGTctaatttttaaatacaatttagCTATGTAAGtgtattttttaattgtaataaCTTAGATATATATACTTTTTTATTACTCAAATATTGTAACATAAGATATGTACTTTTTATCTTGTGAGGAAATAAAGACCTTCATCATCAAATGTagctaaaaagatttttcCCAGCTACCAGGCTACAACACTACAATTGCCAGTGGGGAACCCACCAAAATTCAGGGGTTAAGGCAGTATGTCCTAAGGTACCCTGGGTGATCAAGGCGAGATGAGAATGAGGGAGTCTCTTTCCGCTTTTCGCAACcatatataaaataaacaaaagctgGTTCTAAAGCTAAAACCCCACCAAAGCAAAGGCCAGACTctagttttcaaaaaatgcaatGAGATCTACAGGGAATGACACCATCTAGACATTCCCAGGTTGACATTGAGTGCTTCCACTATTCGtagccagctccaagatggagattGCACTGATGGCTGGAAACACCttacaacccagccatgagcccccatgCCCCCTTGAAGACAGGCACCCACCATACAGATAAAGAAGAGGGCAGAAGGACGAGGAAGGGGGCACGCTCCACATAAAATGCTCCTTCTTCCTGCCACACCCATAAATAAGTTCTACAACTCAAAGCATGAGGAATGTGCTGCATGTCCAAGTATAACAAAACCACTGCCAACAAAGGCCTCTCTTGGTTGACATTCTCAGCCGATATGTCGACCGAGAGTCGGTCGACATCTCAGTCGACTCTCGGTCGACATATCGGCTGACACCCTCCCATACTTCACCGGCACTTGGCCGATAGTTTACCGACACTCGGCCAGCACTACGCTCATTTTGTCAGCTCTTGATGCTGAGTTCTGTCCTCTCTACTCAACCATTAAATAATCTTTTCTAGCCCTTTGAGAGGAGCTTTTAGTGGCCGTCttctttttttggcatttcagCCCGGTAACAttcatttatgtcatttttCCAGCTATGTTTTTTCCTCATCATCCCTTTTGTATAAGAcccttgttattttttttgttaaatagagactagtgagcgaCACGTTGCCTTTCAAGATGGGTCCAGAGCGATCGGAAGCGTTGCTTCGAGGAAGCCATTTTGGTTCGcgcctttttcaaaaaactgCTTGGTCGGCCACTTACCGACAAAGGCGTCAACATGGCGTCTTTCAAGGAGGGGATAGAGAGTGCTTTTTGATGGCTCTCAGAACATTTGCAAATAGAGAGAAGAGATTATAGGAGAAGTTCATATTTTTACagattaaatttctttttacatgATAGGCTATACAAAAACATTTCCCTCACTATGCCCAGGATAAATTGATATCTATTTTCGTCCCTCTCCTCCCCCAATATGTTCAATTTGGTCCCAAGTGAGACAGCGGAAAGCCGGTAACGTATGGGCCGccgtttgtaaaaaaaattatttagaacaaatttgtgacattttttcttatttagaaataattaaaactgccagaaaatttatttataaataagaCACAAAACTTGTCGCatgatatgtaaataattgttttaggcACATCctgatttataaataattttgatcgCGAAATgaattatatataaataatgaaCTGCACAACttcaattatttataaatcagtctgtctcaaaaatgtttatttacatATCATAAAGTTAGACAAACcagttgtaaatttattatttataaacaataaacTCCACCTCGCGTGTAAAtccattatttataaataatgactttcaCCTCTGGAAgcaaagtcattatttataaataatgactttgtaCCTTGAGaacaaagtcattatttatatataatgACTTCCAAATTAGGGAGCAAAGTCattatttgtaaataaggaaattGGCTTTTGCTGAATGTAAAATCattgtttataaataatgTGCTCCACCTCGCGgtacaaaataattacaattatcaTACATTAAGTCATGGCGCGAAAACCATATAATGTTGTTTCGAAGAGATCGACACGGTGGCGGACCGAGATAGATTGTCTCGTGCATTATCAGAAGCCGTCTCTCGCGCCGTCAGTGATGCCTTAGACATGActtttacggcaaacggcaaacggctgGCCGACGTTTGCCgcttgccgtttgccgttttgAGTTCTTGCGCAAAAGCTTCGCGTACACCCGGAAAGGACTGGCAACTAGTAAACAAGCCTGAATTGCAACATAAGGAAACATGGCGGCCAAACGGTGAGTGTTTCATGAAAACTCGTAACAAATTATAATTATCTGACATTGAGTTCTTTTTCGTCCACAATTCAAAGATGAAATGGATAATCTAGCTTTATATTTTATTCATAGACAAGTTACACaagaacttttgaaaatttacaacttaagaatataataaaaaattaaaacagtcCAGGTCTTGTTGGAACAGAGAATGGTTTGCTTTTAACTGAGAATTATTCTCATAAAACACATCACGATACAGATTTGAAGATTCTGTCAAAGAGCTAGTACCACCagtaaatattttcttttctcattttgCTCTGCAGATTTGATAAACATCATTTTGTTAGATTAGTAAATGGACTGAGGCTTCTAGACTTCTATGTCTGCCGACAACGGACTGTATGTCCTGGAATGGAGGCCTTGCTCATTTTACTACAGAGGCTTACGTACCCAAACAGGTGGTGTGAATTAACACAAATGTTTGGCAGACCAGAACCTGAACTGAGCTTGATTTTTAATGAGGTATCTGTGCTTTGTTTCAACTGTCTATACATATGTATtgagtttctttttctaacTTACAGAGATCATTTTCATGTTACTTTTGTTCTTCATTAAATGTTTAGATTATTACAGACATTCATGAGAGATTTGGTGATCTCTTGCATAATTTGTTAGATCATGTGTGGCTGCATCCAGCCGTTTTTGACAAGGGATCCCCACCAAGAGACTTCTGGGGTTTTATTGATGGCACTGCCAGAGCAATTTGCAGACCGGTGAAAAACCAAAGAATTATGTTTTCTTGCCACAAGAGAACCCACTGTTTGAAATTTCAGTTATGTCAGAATTTTAGGCTAGATAGGAATTTGTTTGTTAGACAGGCATTTTTTACTTATAATTCTTGTTTGCCCTACATTCCTGCTCCACTTGATTACGCACAGTGGTGAATGAAATGGTGTTGTGTAGATCATGCAGACTGGTTCTGTGCATTAGttggataattaattttttgtttgttcttgaGTAATCTGCCGTAACTTTCCATCTACAAAATGttaatttattaaaacaacttatGATACACCCTTGAACTTGTGTGGTGTCTGAGCATGCAACTGAGACTatcaaattagccaatgagattGTGATAATAGTAGCAACATTTGTGATAAAATAtgtaatttaaagaaaaacatttaaatggAATTTGGTTCCTCTCTTAATGTTTCAGTCAGTGGTAGCACCAAATGGACTAATCTGTCACTTGTTTGGGCCATTAGAAGGACGGCGCCACGATGCATTTGTTGCGTGAAAGTGGGCTGCTTCAAGAGctggagagaaaaatgaatgAGGCCAATGGTGATCCTTACGTTATCTATGGGGATCCTGCTTACCCTGTCAGGAGCCATATTCTAGCCCCATTTAGGAATGCACAGCTTACACCAGCtgaacaaaatttcaatgaagCCATGAGTGCTGTGCGAACTAGTGTAGAATGGGGATATGGGAAGATAGtcaaatattttgcatttgtAGACTTTTCTAAGAACTTGAAAGTTCTTTTGCAGCCAGTTGCTAAGCTTTATATTGTAGCTGCTTTGTTGGCAAACTGCCACACCTGTCTATATGGCTCACAAACAGGCCAATTTTTTGAAGTGGATCCCCCAGAGCTTGAAACTTATTTGAACAATTGTTAGTTTagaaaattaaacaacaaTGTAAGTGTAAGTTAAGGCACAGTAGTATGTGACCAGTTCTGTAAAATAGTAGTTTTCAGACAACAGACTGTCTGACAGATATTTGAAAAGCAACTCAGGTAGATTCAGTATACACAATTTTGAGATGACTGAAATTTTCTTGCTGGGAACTaatttgtgcatttttttgttgaagcaGAAGAAAATTAACAGGAAGGAAAATGTAATACTTTCAAATGTTATTGCTTGTAGAGTTATACAGAGGGAGCAACTAATATATGTGTATTGAAGTCAACTTTAATAAAGAGTGAACTTAAACTTGATATTAACTCAATTTTTCAAtggcaaattttcttttgaaaaatataatttaatgTATGTCTGAAATGTACAGTGTAATAAGTTATAATGGATAATAAGTTATAATGAATAAGTTATAAATAAGGGCTCATATCATTATAATCAGAGCCTTAATCACATAAATCATTTTGAGTGTTGGCATGACAAGACATCATCATCttccatttcatttcttccaatgccatctttttctcttctagttggagttttctttcttccagGTTTAGTCTCCTTTCTTTTATCTGCATACTGTTTTCATGCTTTTTGCTTAGGTAATTAAGCATTTGGGATGAGCCAGTACGGCCTctcttggttttctttgaGCATCCTGAAATTGTTTTATGAtagaaaaaatgctttttattaaAAGATTTGAGGATAAGATTACTATTTTCATGATAGCAGTTAATTTTCCAATAACATAAATTGTTAAGCTGCTCTTGCAACAATACAGCATTTTTTCAGTCCAAATACATGTGCTAGTTTCTATCCGGGCAAAAAATTGAATGCAAATCTACATAACCTGCACATAAagtaaaatattatttatgtaAGAATTTGAACTACTGTAATTGCCATTTGACAAATTCAAAACGAAGATCAAATATCCTCTGGAATTTTATCACAGAcctttaataatttataatattcGTGAATACCTGGAAAAAACAGttcttcatcttcttccttttcatcTGGCTGACTGCTAGAGTCACTCTTTGAATTCTCTGGAATCATGAGATCAAAGGGAATATTCCACACATGAAACTGGTTTACaacaaaatgaattatttaCGGTATGTTCAGGTATGGCTGCCATATATATTATTACTGGTCAATTCTCGATTTAATCCATACATCTATATTACATCCTATGAATGCGTTCCTAAAACATTCTTTGTTAGAAAAATCCTTCAAATGGATTTTATGTAGTGCAATAACAATCATATTTCATCATATTTCAGGAGCTAAAATCATTATCGTTTACACagcaacaatcatgtcagaTCGACATACTGGCATAAGTTTCCATAGCCGCTTTTCTCATAGCCAAGCCTTTCGATCTGtcctcttcttcctttttcttttgttttgacactACATTCGTAGTCATGTCCTCCAGATATGTGGCAATGTCCCCTAACAGGGTATTAAGTTCGCCAAATTCCTCCTCAGTTCCAGATCTACAAAAATCATGAGCAAATGGTACCCGGTCACTTCTTTCAATGGTCAGATCGTTCTACTTACAGCCGGACAGACAGATATTTATAGATGTTCAGGTGGATAGTATGAGCAAGATAAGAACGATGAAATGTTAACAAGTCTATGTCGGTCGATCTAGATTGCACGTGAGGGACTACTGATATGCAGGAGTGTTTTCAAATCTAGGCGACATGAAAGTTCTCCAACAAATTCGACACATCGCTCAACACTGCTAACAAAGTCCGTCCAATAAAAGgttggacaatttttttttacataaccATTGAAACAGTAGGCTTTCGTTACTGTAGTGGAACGATCTGCCTACGAATGATCTGACCATAAACCGAGGAAATCATGCGAAAAGGCGTTTAACTTACCTCTTTAAAGCTT carries:
- the LOC141877394 gene encoding uncharacterized protein LOC141877394 isoform X1, whose translation is MAANIYIILIQVPGSGAYNIFHPLLFQKALDVLRLWPCKGLRVFNKKLSRWENLRSRRSIEEIDGRQAKITEISVEKKRKRGNEATAGGRKAKTRRGKANDHEDMEAENVAVGGSDDDDDDDDCDNDDDNDYLYGHKS
- the LOC141877394 gene encoding uncharacterized protein LOC141877394 isoform X3, which translates into the protein MAANIYIILIQVPGSGAYNIFHPLLFQKALDVLRLWPCKGLRVFNKKLSRWENLRSRRSIEEIDGRQAKITEISVEKKRKRGNEATAGGRKAKTRRGKARS
- the LOC141877390 gene encoding LOW QUALITY PROTEIN: uncharacterized protein LOC141877390 (The sequence of the model RefSeq protein was modified relative to this genomic sequence to represent the inferred CDS: deleted 1 base in 1 codon; substituted 1 base at 1 genomic stop codon), which produces MEWSEKNCMSSNSKKCKELVIRKKSGTNVCTPVFGIPQTCQLSVLGLILQDNGRFDCHVHVKLIKANKCLFIXLRSLRKEGYSQAELDHLFSSIVLPSITYGLPVYGASEAELTTMQCFLDRCYKRKYTSKSFSIKHLLEEQDRKVFRKVSGIDRHPLRGLLPKKKASTYNLRNRTSQYPKVNTDRFKNSYINRLIFKYNLAM
- the LOC141877394 gene encoding condensin-2 complex subunit D3-like isoform X2, which produces MAANIYIILIQVPGSGAYNIFHPLLFQKALDVLRLWPCKVEKKRKRGNEATAGGRKAKTRRGKANDHEDMEAENVAVGGSDDDDDDDDCDNDDDNDYLYGHKS
- the LOC141877388 gene encoding uncharacterized protein LOC141877388, translated to MAPFRWPKVDQDIAFCKEVIARRPTKPDDWEDIAEFLSNLFTTENNPVQIKGRGCRERSELLVKKYKSEERKALKRSGTEEEFGELNTLLGDIATYLEDMTTNVVSKQKKKEEEDRSKGLAMRKAAMETYAKNSKSDSSSQPDEKEEDEELFFPGCSKKTKRGRTGSSQMLNYLSKKHENSMQIKERRLNLEERKLQLEEKKMALEEMKWKMMMSCHANTQNDLCD